In Bacillus sp. DX3.1, the following proteins share a genomic window:
- a CDS encoding DUF6123 family protein, which translates to MQTVQDYLAFLHTKGFKLSEEAHGFIMFGQGYTGASDGIVNAAIEATIKHQLQFDGSYFVALLERLNEEKITDKKSAKAFMQKLHA; encoded by the coding sequence ATGCAAACAGTACAAGATTATCTTGCATTCTTACATACAAAAGGATTTAAATTATCAGAAGAAGCACATGGATTTATTATGTTTGGTCAAGGTTATACAGGTGCATCTGATGGAATTGTAAACGCGGCGATTGAAGCGACAATCAAGCATCAATTACAGTTTGATGGTAGTTACTTTGTTGCTTTGTTAGAGCGATTGAACGAAGAGAAAATTACCGATAAAAAAAGCGCAAAGGCTTTTATGCAGAAGTTACATGCTTAA
- a CDS encoding reverse transcriptase-like protein codes for MIEVYIDGASKGNPGPSGAGVFIKGVQSPVQLSLPLGTMSNHEAEYHALLAALKYCTEHNYSIVSFRTDSQLVERAVEKKYAKNQLYAPLLQEALQYIEKFDLFFIKWIPSIQNKVADELARKAILQN; via the coding sequence TTGATTGAAGTATATATTGATGGTGCATCGAAAGGAAACCCTGGCCCTTCTGGCGCTGGGGTTTTTATTAAAGGTGTACAGTCACCCGTACAATTATCGCTTCCGCTTGGAACAATGTCTAATCACGAAGCGGAATATCATGCGCTATTAGCTGCATTAAAATATTGCACAGAACATAATTATAGCATTGTATCTTTCCGAACAGATTCACAGCTCGTTGAACGTGCTGTAGAAAAGAAATATGCAAAAAACCAACTGTACGCACCGCTTTTACAAGAAGCACTGCAGTACATAGAAAAATTTGATCTTTTCTTTATAAAATGGATTCCAAGTATTCAAAATAAAGTTGCCGATGAATTAGCACGAAAAGCCATTTTACAAAACTAA
- a CDS encoding DMT family transporter — translation MKKEWIAPLSLLFVSFIWGATFVVVQNAMSFVGPFTFNGIRFLFAGVILLIIQLILAKKTPRKQVQYSGVAGMIVGFFLFVGYLLQTFGLLYTTSSKAGFLTGLSIVMVPILSFIFLKQRATPFIVLGIIAATMGLYLLTAGDSFQFNIGDLLVLGCAVAFAAHILINGFFSKKVSPLLLSTSQVLAVGIFSSICALLFEDWEKLFSIALWMNHSFLFALFLTSLFATALAFFIQTSAQKRTSPTRVAIIFAMEPVFAALTGVLVANEQLSISAIIGCLCIFIGMIFVELPSKAKKEAQAA, via the coding sequence GTGAAAAAAGAGTGGATTGCTCCTCTTTCCTTATTATTCGTTTCCTTTATTTGGGGAGCTACGTTTGTTGTCGTTCAAAATGCCATGTCGTTTGTTGGGCCATTTACGTTTAATGGGATACGTTTTTTATTCGCTGGGGTCATTTTGTTAATCATTCAGCTCATTCTCGCGAAAAAAACACCACGAAAACAAGTGCAATATAGTGGTGTTGCCGGAATGATTGTCGGATTTTTCTTATTTGTTGGATATTTACTGCAAACATTTGGATTACTCTATACAACTTCTTCTAAAGCCGGATTTTTAACTGGATTAAGTATCGTTATGGTACCAATCTTATCGTTTATCTTTTTAAAACAACGGGCCACACCGTTTATTGTACTTGGCATTATCGCCGCAACAATGGGATTATATTTATTAACTGCCGGAGATTCATTTCAATTCAATATCGGAGATTTACTCGTTCTTGGCTGCGCTGTTGCCTTTGCAGCACACATTCTCATAAATGGGTTCTTTTCTAAAAAAGTATCTCCCTTATTATTAAGCACCTCACAAGTGTTAGCGGTTGGAATCTTTTCTAGCATTTGCGCCCTTTTGTTTGAAGATTGGGAGAAATTATTTTCAATCGCTTTATGGATGAATCATTCTTTTCTATTCGCATTATTCTTAACATCATTATTTGCAACAGCTCTAGCTTTTTTCATTCAAACATCTGCACAAAAGCGTACATCTCCGACACGAGTTGCGATTATTTTTGCAATGGAGCCCGTATTTGCCGCATTAACAGGCGTTCTTGTCGCAAACGAACAACTTTCCATTTCAGCAATAATTGGTTGTCTTTGTATTTTCATAGGTATGATTTTTGTTGAACTTCCTTCAAAAGCAAAAAAAGAAGCGCAGGCTGCCTGA
- a CDS encoding aldose 1-epimerase family protein, with protein MTATIQNDKVIVSISEKGAELQSVRLKEDNTEYMWQGDPKHWGRRAPILFPIVGRLVDNTYYVDGKPYSLTQHGFARDLTFSVKEQSETKITYAVTSNEETLQKYPFTFELLVSYEINEQDVHVTYEVINPSSTEMHFSIGAHPGFNCPLQEGESFTDYHLSFSNPERLETSLLEGPFLSKEKQLIAESTTELPLTYDLFKNDALIFENMNKNEISIRSHKHDKFVKVAFEGFPFVGVWTPGNDAPFLCIEPWYGIADEVEPVKNFKEKKGVQSLQANETFTCRYSITIG; from the coding sequence ATGACAGCAACGATTCAAAATGATAAAGTGATAGTTTCCATCTCTGAAAAAGGTGCAGAATTACAGAGCGTTCGCTTAAAAGAAGATAACACAGAATATATGTGGCAAGGAGACCCAAAGCATTGGGGACGCCGTGCCCCCATCTTATTCCCGATTGTGGGCAGATTAGTAGACAATACATACTATGTAGATGGTAAGCCATATTCATTAACACAACACGGTTTTGCTCGTGACCTAACATTTTCAGTAAAAGAACAGAGTGAAACAAAGATTACATATGCTGTAACCAGTAATGAAGAAACTTTACAAAAATATCCGTTCACATTTGAATTACTTGTTTCTTACGAAATAAACGAGCAAGACGTACATGTCACTTACGAAGTAATCAATCCTTCTTCAACTGAAATGCACTTTTCAATTGGCGCACATCCAGGTTTTAACTGTCCTTTACAAGAAGGTGAATCATTTACAGACTACCATTTATCTTTTAGTAACCCAGAACGATTAGAAACAAGCTTGTTAGAAGGACCATTTCTTTCAAAAGAAAAGCAGCTAATTGCTGAAAGTACAACAGAATTACCACTTACATATGATTTATTCAAAAATGATGCTCTTATTTTTGAAAATATGAATAAAAATGAAATTTCCATTCGTTCTCATAAACATGATAAGTTTGTAAAAGTAGCCTTTGAAGGATTTCCATTCGTTGGTGTATGGACACCAGGAAATGATGCTCCCTTCTTATGCATTGAACCTTGGTATGGAATTGCCGATGAAGTAGAGCCAGTAAAAAATTTCAAAGAAAAAAAAGGAGTTCAATCCTTACAAGCGAATGAAACATTTACGTGCCGTTACAGTATTACAATCGGATAA
- a CDS encoding QueT transporter family protein: protein MNIKTIVGNGILAALYIAVSMLIQPFGFTNVQFRISEMFNHLIVFNKKSIYGIVLGVFLTNLFFSPMLAYDLVFGVGQSIIALLATIISMRFIKGVWARMIFNTVIFTFTMFMIAIELHLAFDLPFLWTWLTCAAGEFVVMAIGMPVMYWVNKRVQFEKVM, encoded by the coding sequence ATGAATATAAAAACAATTGTTGGCAATGGTATTTTAGCAGCGTTATATATCGCTGTCTCTATGCTTATTCAGCCGTTTGGCTTTACGAATGTACAGTTTCGTATTTCAGAGATGTTTAATCATCTTATTGTGTTTAATAAGAAGTCTATTTACGGGATTGTACTAGGCGTATTTTTAACAAATCTCTTTTTCTCACCTATGCTTGCTTATGATTTAGTATTTGGAGTGGGACAATCGATTATTGCACTTCTTGCTACAATTATTTCAATGCGTTTTATTAAAGGCGTTTGGGCACGTATGATTTTTAACACAGTAATCTTTACATTTACAATGTTTATGATTGCGATTGAACTTCATCTTGCATTTGATTTACCATTTTTATGGACGTGGTTAACATGTGCAGCAGGTGAATTTGTTGTAATGGCAATTGGTATGCCTGTTATGTATTGGGTTAATAAACGTGTTCAATTTGAAAAAGTTATGTAA